One window of Bactrocera tryoni isolate S06 chromosome 2, CSIRO_BtryS06_freeze2, whole genome shotgun sequence genomic DNA carries:
- the LOC120767908 gene encoding SET domain-containing protein SmydA-8 isoform X1 — protein METSKALHNLLNRTVVRSNSIYGRYLIAKSDTKANELLVEELPLVHGPKCNGPTVCLECYAPVNLEGCIADQYCSKCSWPLCSNCSDRGAFYHYGWECSVFSQAKAKFYPVQSDAKGCPQLDCITVLRVLLVKESDPDRWEREIAPMEYHNEERRKIVDVWNADFVNIAQYLRGPCRLAERFSEDLIMQTVGILEVNAFEARTTLGYALRCLYPITGILAHNCVPNTFRTIHPSEGFKIRLRAMCNLNEGQQLQHSYTYTLNGTSQRQEHLKNGKFFTCECKRCKDPTELGTNFSTFKCSKCEEGWLLSTNPIDPSCYWKCTLCTFQTSNNAIQKALSVMQSEVATLQAMDPSPQKLQETEKLMRKYRVVVHPLHFIQIGLRQNLIEMYGRVAEYELSELPDVMLEHKEELCRQVLHVLNVFEPGLSRTRAMMLYELHVPLVLLAKSGFISGVLTADALKLKLLDVIAILNDCVDILQYEDPETQEGNLYKVAQQAKNQLTQSVEGLTVAE, from the exons ATGGAGACGTCAAAAGCACTTCACAATTTACTAAATCGTACAGTCGTGCGGAGCAATTCAATTTATGGACGTTATTTGATAGCGAAAAGTGATACAAAAGCAAATGAATTGTTAGTGGAAGAGTTACCTTTGGTACATGGCCCAAAATGTAATGGACCGACAGTGTGTCTAGAGTGCTATGCTCCAGTGAATTTAGAAGGCTGTATAGCGGATCAATATTGTTCGAAATGCAGTTGGCCGTTGTGCTCCAATTGCTCTGATAGAGGTGCGTTTTACCATTACGGTTGGGAGTGTTCAGTATTTTCTCAGGCAAAAGCGAAATTTTATCCCGTGCAAAGCGATGCAAAGGGGTGTCCACAATTGGATTGTATAACAGTGTTAAG GGTTCTTCTTGTCAAGGAATCTGATCCAGATCGATGGGAGCGTGAAATCGCACCAATGGAGTACCACAACGAGGAACGCCGAAAAATTGTTGATGTTTGGAATGCAGATTTTGTAAATATCGCACAGTACCTTCGAGGACCATGCCGTTTGGCCGAACGATTTTCTGAAGATCTTATTATGCAAACAGTGGGTATTTTGGAAGTTAATGCATTTGAAGCGCGAACAACACTGGGATATGCACTGCGTTGTTTATACCCAATCACTGGAATATTAGCGCATAATTGTGTACCAAATACATTTCGTACAATACATCCAAGTGAAGGCTTCAA GATCCGCCTAAGGGCCATGTGCAATTTAAACGAGGGCCAACAGTTGCAGCACTCTTATACATACACTTTGAATGGCACTTCCCAACGACAGGAACATTTAAAGAATGGTAAATTCTTCACTTGCGAATGCAAACGTTGCAAAGACCCCACCGAGTTGGGTACAAATTTTAGCACGTTCAAGTGTAGTAAATGCGAAGAAGGGTGGTTGCTGTCAACTAATCCAATAG ATCCTTCCTGCTACTGGAAATGCACGCTTTGCACCTTTCAAACATCTAATAATGCTATACAGAAAGCACTATCTGTAATGCAATCCGAAGTTGCCACATTACAAGCAATGGATCCCAGTCCTCAGAAATTACAAGAAACAGAAAAGCTAATGAGAAAATATCGTGTAGTTGTACACCCTCTACACTTCATACAAATAGGATTGCGTCAAAATCTTATCGAAATGTATGGTCGTGTTGCAGAATATGAATTATCTGAATTGCCCGATGTTATGCTTGAACACAAAGAAGAGCTATGTCGACAAGTATTACATGTTTTAAATGTCTTTGAACCGGGGTTGAGTCGAACACGTGCTATGATGCTATACGAGTTGCATGTACCATTAGTATTATTGGCCAAGAGTGGTTTCATAAGCGGCGTCCTAACAGCGGATGCATTAAAGCTTAAACTTCTTGACGTTATTGCTATTCTAAATGATTGTGTGGACATACTACAATACGAAGATCCAGAGACACAAGAGggaaatttatataaagtagCACAGCAAGCGAAGAATCAGCTGACACAAAGTGTGGAAGGTTTAACAGTCGCTGAATGA